Proteins encoded by one window of Sphingosinicella sp. BN140058:
- a CDS encoding ROK family transcriptional regulator, with the protein MKTSKQKVRLSGTNLERAADHNQRVTLHAIRVNGELTRVDLANITGLTPPAIANITRRLLGEGLIEESGQLRGGRGQPATKFVVARNACYSIGVNIDRDHITIVIVDFAGQTVARLSREVPFALPGEVRDMYRGAIETMIEQSGIDASRLVGIGVAIPDDLGRIDLPGRSPDYSQWNDVNLAALFAEPLNLPVFTENDAAAAAMGEMQLGLGQLHSSFFYILVSSALGGGLVIDGNYFRGADGRSGELGFLLAEDGKGGHEQIQQTVSLSGLAVPLEAAGFRLDEMMGDQAAADVDVVVDRWMDVAAERLTGALTAVNCLINPAAILIGGRLPRRYVEALAERCQGRLKDCATNAPTLAPILRAALSEDAPAVGGAILPFSYFLLPRSGTLWKEPADPSKSRRAA; encoded by the coding sequence GTGAAGACGTCGAAACAAAAGGTAAGGCTCTCCGGCACCAATCTGGAGCGGGCGGCCGATCATAACCAGCGTGTGACGCTGCATGCGATCCGTGTGAACGGCGAATTGACCCGGGTCGATCTCGCCAACATCACCGGGCTGACGCCTCCTGCCATCGCCAACATCACCCGGCGGCTGCTCGGCGAAGGCCTCATCGAGGAATCCGGGCAGCTTCGCGGAGGGCGCGGCCAGCCGGCGACCAAGTTCGTGGTGGCGCGCAACGCCTGCTACTCGATCGGGGTCAATATCGACCGGGATCACATCACCATCGTGATCGTCGATTTCGCGGGGCAGACGGTCGCCCGCCTGTCGCGCGAGGTGCCGTTCGCGCTGCCGGGCGAAGTGCGCGACATGTATCGCGGCGCGATCGAGACGATGATCGAGCAATCGGGCATCGATGCGTCGCGGCTGGTCGGCATCGGAGTCGCCATTCCCGACGATCTCGGCCGCATCGACCTGCCCGGGCGATCGCCGGATTATTCGCAGTGGAACGACGTCAATCTCGCCGCGCTGTTCGCAGAGCCCCTCAACTTGCCCGTCTTCACCGAGAATGACGCGGCCGCGGCCGCAATGGGCGAGATGCAGCTCGGCCTTGGCCAACTCCACTCGAGCTTCTTCTACATCCTGGTCTCGTCGGCGCTTGGCGGCGGCCTGGTGATCGACGGCAATTACTTTCGCGGGGCCGACGGCCGCAGCGGCGAGCTCGGCTTTCTGCTCGCGGAGGACGGCAAGGGTGGCCATGAGCAGATCCAGCAGACCGTCTCGCTCTCGGGTCTCGCGGTGCCGCTCGAAGCCGCCGGCTTCAGGCTTGACGAGATGATGGGCGATCAAGCGGCGGCGGACGTGGACGTTGTAGTCGATCGTTGGATGGACGTCGCCGCCGAACGGCTGACCGGCGCGTTGACTGCGGTCAACTGCCTGATCAACCCGGCGGCGATCCTCATCGGCGGCCGGCTTCCCAGACGCTATGTCGAAGCCCTCGCCGAGCGCTGCCAGGGGCGCCTCAAGGATTGCGCGACCAATGCTCCGACGCTGGCGCCCATCCTGCGCGCTGCATTGTCCGAAGATGCGCCGGCGGTGGGCGGCGCGATCCTGCCGTTCAGCTATTTCCTGCTGCCGCGCAGCGGCACCTTGTGGAAGGAGCCGGCCGACCCGAGCAAGAGCCGCCGCGCCGCCTGA
- a CDS encoding TonB-dependent receptor — protein sequence MMMRFKGNVRPALMVAASVAALMAPGHAAAQEAADQTAVDPVGSDQGDTTSEDPAGGEEIVVTGIRASQARAINVKRNADSVVDAISAEDIGKLPDVTISDSLQRIPGVQIRREAGEGGRINIRGLPQVTTLLNGEEFLGANSVTTVQPNFTDIPSQLFSGATVFKSPTASLQQAGLSGTVDLLTRRPFDLKQGLTVAASAEALYGDKTKKWNPSGNALISYNSGRFGILVSGAYSKVDLSNSYRGLQDYGVGLSTESASAINPGDFAVGNGGVSRGTPVLQNGAIIGYDLNGDGDANDAFITPQSHTAWNKITSRERIGANASLQFQVSDALTFTADAFYTRQTQYDRTAGFQFQNVDWLSSPFVPTGSTDTGAQVRDANLSTADPDDTRLFNLNTVQTYQYDMPNFDSYSETFRVKTESQNYNAQLVFNDGGPFKATIRGLYGKASKKSDQSYLQFNLTNGTQWAYSGVGNYPGGDVRFNPGGYAVYSQPATVDYSSGTVNFSFPQAFLDQTQDTSRYGLKTISSEGNVYQNGDLWALRGDAEWELGTGLRVRFGGRYGERSVEQFTFDRASPFYAGNKDNPANPAGGCLVKWKAFDVNLGDKNCSVLDAAGNPYTAGYTRLANDAVFNDRLKQYTLPAKGTPALWVLDPKQMDNSEKFQNEFYPGSVNVVNPAESFSIDLQQTSGYVQIDGEGELFGLPVRANGGVRIVNTKFNVRQNIVGVPQPYGVAGVDAGDFVTKRNFTDFLPAFNVAVDLTGKLRFRAAYAKTMTLLDLLQWGGGLNVNYAIDTSVTPNIFRAQTADARGNPQLDPWRADNVEASLEYYTGRSSLVAAGLFHISVDSFISSTTIVRNDIPDNDGVIRREVPVNTLVQSTGGTLKGLELSARQSLSDYGIEGFLGGFGIDANYTLSLGDAGRVDLSGAKQPFQDNSKHQVNAALWYEQGPLQARLAYNYRSKRLNSSNYGGIEGLAVYQRPTSYLDASIAFDVNDHVTIYGQASNLTGEYERYYLTFPDQVAWDNIYERRFTAGVRARF from the coding sequence ATGATGATGAGGTTCAAGGGGAACGTGCGTCCGGCTCTGATGGTGGCAGCTTCGGTCGCGGCGCTGATGGCACCGGGCCATGCGGCTGCGCAGGAAGCCGCCGATCAGACGGCGGTCGATCCGGTCGGCAGCGATCAGGGCGATACCACCAGCGAGGATCCGGCGGGCGGCGAAGAGATCGTTGTCACCGGCATCCGCGCGTCGCAAGCGCGAGCGATCAACGTCAAGCGCAACGCCGACAGCGTCGTCGACGCGATCAGCGCCGAGGATATCGGCAAGCTGCCTGACGTCACCATCTCGGACTCGCTGCAGCGTATCCCGGGCGTCCAGATCCGCCGTGAAGCGGGCGAAGGCGGGCGCATCAACATCCGCGGCCTTCCGCAAGTCACCACCCTCCTCAACGGCGAAGAATTCCTTGGGGCGAATTCGGTCACCACCGTCCAGCCGAACTTCACTGACATTCCCTCGCAGCTTTTCTCCGGCGCGACCGTGTTCAAGTCGCCGACCGCGTCGCTTCAGCAAGCGGGCCTCTCCGGCACCGTCGATCTGCTGACCCGGCGCCCGTTCGATCTGAAGCAGGGCCTCACCGTGGCGGCAAGCGCGGAGGCTCTGTACGGCGACAAGACCAAGAAGTGGAATCCCTCGGGCAACGCGCTCATCTCGTACAATAGCGGCCGCTTCGGGATCCTGGTGTCGGGCGCCTACAGCAAGGTCGACCTCTCCAACAGCTATCGCGGCCTTCAGGATTATGGCGTCGGCCTCAGCACCGAGAGCGCCTCGGCGATCAACCCGGGCGACTTCGCGGTCGGCAATGGCGGAGTCAGCCGTGGCACCCCGGTGCTGCAGAACGGCGCCATCATCGGCTACGACTTGAACGGCGACGGCGATGCCAACGACGCCTTCATCACGCCGCAGTCCCACACCGCCTGGAACAAGATCACCAGCCGCGAACGCATCGGCGCGAACGCTTCGCTGCAGTTCCAGGTCAGCGATGCCCTGACCTTCACCGCGGACGCATTCTACACCCGCCAGACGCAGTATGACCGCACCGCCGGCTTCCAGTTCCAGAACGTCGACTGGCTGTCGTCTCCGTTCGTTCCGACCGGTTCCACCGATACGGGTGCGCAGGTCAGAGATGCGAACCTGTCGACCGCCGACCCGGACGACACGAGACTGTTCAATCTGAACACTGTTCAGACCTACCAATATGACATGCCGAACTTCGACAGCTACTCGGAGACGTTCCGGGTGAAGACGGAATCGCAGAATTACAACGCGCAGCTCGTCTTCAACGACGGCGGTCCGTTCAAGGCGACGATCCGCGGGCTCTACGGCAAGGCCAGCAAGAAGAGCGATCAGTCCTATCTGCAGTTCAACCTGACCAATGGTACGCAGTGGGCCTATTCTGGTGTCGGTAATTACCCGGGCGGCGACGTTCGCTTCAATCCGGGCGGCTATGCCGTCTACAGCCAGCCCGCGACCGTCGATTATTCCAGCGGAACGGTGAACTTCAGCTTCCCGCAGGCCTTCCTCGACCAGACCCAAGACACGTCCCGCTATGGCCTGAAGACGATTTCGTCGGAAGGAAACGTCTACCAGAATGGCGATCTCTGGGCTCTCCGCGGCGATGCCGAATGGGAGCTCGGCACAGGTCTACGGGTGCGTTTCGGCGGCCGCTATGGCGAGCGCAGCGTCGAGCAGTTCACCTTCGACCGAGCCTCTCCCTTCTACGCCGGCAACAAGGACAATCCGGCAAATCCGGCGGGTGGCTGCCTCGTCAAATGGAAGGCCTTCGACGTCAATCTGGGTGACAAGAATTGCAGCGTGCTCGATGCCGCCGGCAATCCCTACACCGCCGGATATACCCGCCTCGCCAACGATGCCGTGTTCAACGACCGGCTGAAGCAATATACGCTTCCGGCCAAGGGAACGCCTGCGCTTTGGGTGCTCGACCCCAAGCAGATGGACAATTCGGAGAAGTTCCAGAACGAGTTCTACCCGGGCAGCGTCAACGTCGTGAACCCGGCCGAATCGTTCAGCATCGACCTTCAGCAGACCTCCGGCTACGTCCAGATCGACGGCGAAGGTGAGTTGTTCGGCCTGCCGGTCAGGGCCAATGGCGGCGTCCGCATCGTCAACACCAAGTTCAACGTTCGCCAGAACATCGTCGGTGTTCCGCAGCCTTACGGCGTTGCTGGCGTCGACGCCGGCGACTTCGTCACCAAGCGCAACTTCACGGACTTCCTTCCGGCCTTCAACGTCGCGGTGGATCTGACCGGTAAGCTCCGCTTCCGCGCAGCCTATGCCAAGACGATGACCTTGCTCGACCTGCTGCAGTGGGGCGGCGGTCTCAACGTTAACTATGCCATCGACACGTCCGTCACCCCGAACATCTTCAGGGCACAGACCGCCGATGCGCGCGGCAACCCGCAGCTCGATCCGTGGCGCGCCGACAATGTCGAGGCGAGCCTCGAATATTATACCGGCCGTTCGAGCCTTGTCGCGGCCGGCCTGTTCCACATCAGCGTCGACAGCTTCATCTCGAGCACCACCATCGTTCGGAACGACATTCCGGACAATGATGGCGTCATCCGGCGTGAGGTTCCGGTCAATACGCTGGTGCAAAGCACCGGAGGCACGCTCAAGGGTCTCGAACTCTCGGCACGCCAGTCGCTGTCGGACTACGGAATCGAGGGCTTCCTGGGCGGCTTCGGCATCGACGCGAACTACACGCTGTCGCTCGGCGACGCCGGCCGTGTCGATCTGTCCGGCGCCAAGCAGCCGTTCCAGGACAATTCGAAGCACCAGGTGAATGCGGCTCTTTGGTATGAGCAGGGCCCACTGCAAGCGCGCCTTGCCTACAATTACCGATCCAAGCGGCTGAATTCGTCGAATTACGGCGGCATCGAGGGTCTTGCCGTCTACCAGCGGCCGACCAGCTATCTCGACGCCTCGATCGCATTCGACGTCAACGATCATGTCACCATCTACGGTCAGGCTTCCAACCTTACCGGCGAATATGAGCGTTATTACCTGACGTTCCCGGATCAGGTCGCGTGGGATAACATCTACGAGCGCCGCTTCACCGCGGGTGTCCGCGCCCGCTTCTAA
- a CDS encoding LamG-like jellyroll fold domain-containing protein, with amino-acid sequence MRMLRIGTSLTALALAGAASATVPDQGGPYNVSILQGGIGVERDLKAAEPMLGAARPFTMTAWVRPDAERKGEIVLIAAGGATAEGCRCLLVSDGRLAFRSGGRVLSSNAAVPSGRWTHVAASSDGRTIALYVDGRRVASGTLPQPGIAPRLAIAPAIEGQPHFGGSLVGATLHDEALDAPAITAAVRARPQFELVQMWKVGVGWEWQKQANTGLWRQQDPWTLPQSKGATTKPVAKALAPKPAVERIAEDRWQVNGWRLAAAPDVKADGAQLSAPAFDAGKWHVATVPGTVLTTLVDRGIYPDPYYGLNNMAIPESLSRQDYWYRTSFTIPPEAAGKRLTLVFNGINYASEVWLNGRKLGGTVGAFIRGQFDIVPAAGENVVAVRVSPPPHPGIPHEQSIKGGVGENGGQMAIDGPTFVATEGWDWIPGIRDRNTGIWLPVELQAHGAIRILDPQVITDLPLPRTDSADVHIEIPIRNDADASRTVTVRAAFDDVTVEKTITAPAGPSSVRFTPAEFAALRVRNPKLWWPNGYGDPALHTLRVTALDGGAASDTKDVRFGIREVSYDLSLFDSKGRLRRVNVQTTDGKLDGEKLIDVTHEAIKQSPRGFAESLTPAGEKSAGVTAIDESLPEPHLAIRVNGVKIAARGGNWGMDDAMKRVPRERLEPYFRLQKEANMNIIRNWMGTNTEPQFYDLADEYGMMVMNDFWQSTQNFQVEPQDPQLFLANARDTIARYRNHPSIILWFGRNEGVPYPMLNEGLDDAVAALDGTRWFTGSSNVVNLQGSGPYNYRPPVGYFTDLATGFSVETGTPSLSTIESVKSYVPQADLWPLSDTLAYHDWHFAGNGDTKTFMQALDTMFGPATSFEDFERKSQMMNLETHKAMYEGFLGHLWTKNSGRLLWMTHPAWPSNAWQIYSWDYDTHAAYYGAKKAAEPLHVQINLPDNALVVLNTTREDRPGLTATTRVVGLDNRELFTRTDRVDAKANRATRLEAIPLDPLLAQNGVALVSLRLTDAGGQLVSENFYWRGKDASAYRALNALAPAGLTLNAAAGGVAGSDRIVTATLTNTTSVPALNAKLTLVDGKGERILPAFYSDNYVALLPGESKTITIRYPASVTAPTGLTLRGWNVVPQTVQAGQ; translated from the coding sequence ATGCGCATGCTTCGAATCGGGACATCTCTGACAGCCTTGGCTCTTGCGGGCGCCGCTTCGGCGACCGTTCCCGACCAGGGAGGGCCGTACAATGTCAGCATTCTCCAGGGCGGCATCGGCGTCGAGCGGGATCTGAAGGCGGCCGAGCCAATGCTCGGCGCCGCGCGGCCGTTCACGATGACTGCCTGGGTGCGTCCCGATGCGGAGCGCAAGGGCGAGATCGTCCTCATCGCCGCCGGCGGCGCGACCGCAGAGGGCTGCCGCTGTCTGCTCGTGAGTGACGGACGCCTCGCCTTCCGCAGCGGCGGGCGTGTGCTGTCCTCGAATGCGGCCGTCCCGTCGGGACGCTGGACCCATGTCGCGGCCTCGTCGGACGGCAGGACGATCGCTCTCTATGTCGATGGCCGCCGCGTCGCCTCCGGAACACTGCCGCAGCCCGGCATCGCCCCCCGCCTGGCGATTGCACCCGCGATCGAGGGCCAGCCGCATTTCGGTGGCAGCCTGGTCGGTGCCACCCTTCACGACGAGGCGCTGGACGCCCCTGCGATCACCGCTGCCGTGCGCGCCCGCCCGCAATTCGAACTCGTGCAGATGTGGAAGGTCGGCGTCGGCTGGGAATGGCAGAAACAGGCGAATACCGGCCTGTGGCGTCAGCAGGATCCCTGGACCCTGCCGCAGAGCAAGGGCGCAACGACGAAGCCGGTCGCAAAGGCGCTCGCGCCCAAGCCGGCCGTCGAGCGGATCGCGGAAGATCGCTGGCAGGTCAACGGCTGGCGGCTGGCGGCCGCGCCGGATGTCAAGGCGGACGGCGCGCAGCTGTCGGCCCCCGCGTTCGACGCGGGCAAGTGGCACGTGGCGACGGTACCCGGAACCGTACTGACCACTCTGGTCGACCGCGGCATCTATCCCGATCCTTATTACGGGCTCAACAACATGGCGATCCCGGAGAGCCTGTCGCGCCAGGATTATTGGTATCGCACCAGCTTCACGATACCGCCCGAAGCAGCGGGCAAGCGTCTGACATTGGTGTTCAACGGTATCAACTACGCCTCGGAAGTCTGGCTGAACGGCCGCAAGCTCGGCGGCACGGTCGGCGCGTTCATCCGCGGCCAGTTCGACATCGTTCCGGCGGCCGGCGAGAATGTGGTGGCCGTTCGCGTGTCGCCGCCGCCGCATCCCGGCATCCCGCACGAGCAATCGATTAAGGGCGGAGTCGGCGAGAATGGCGGTCAGATGGCGATCGATGGCCCGACCTTCGTCGCCACCGAAGGGTGGGACTGGATCCCCGGCATTCGGGATCGCAACACCGGCATCTGGCTGCCCGTCGAGCTTCAGGCCCACGGCGCCATCCGTATCCTGGATCCGCAGGTGATCACCGATCTGCCGCTGCCGCGCACCGACAGCGCCGACGTTCATATCGAAATCCCGATCCGCAACGACGCCGATGCATCGCGGACGGTGACGGTCCGCGCGGCATTCGACGACGTTACCGTCGAGAAGACGATCACCGCGCCCGCCGGGCCATCGAGCGTGCGCTTCACCCCGGCCGAGTTCGCGGCCTTGCGAGTTCGCAATCCGAAATTGTGGTGGCCCAACGGCTATGGCGATCCGGCGCTGCACACCTTGCGGGTTACCGCGCTGGACGGCGGCGCGGCCTCCGACACGAAGGATGTCCGCTTCGGTATTCGCGAGGTCAGCTACGATCTGTCGCTGTTCGACAGCAAGGGCCGATTGCGGCGGGTCAACGTCCAGACCACCGACGGCAAGCTCGACGGCGAGAAGCTGATCGACGTCACCCATGAGGCGATCAAGCAGAGCCCGCGCGGTTTTGCCGAATCGCTGACTCCGGCCGGCGAGAAATCGGCCGGCGTCACCGCGATCGACGAAAGCCTGCCCGAGCCTCACCTCGCCATCCGGGTCAATGGCGTCAAGATCGCGGCACGCGGCGGCAATTGGGGCATGGACGACGCGATGAAGCGCGTCCCCCGCGAGCGGCTCGAACCGTATTTCCGCCTCCAGAAGGAGGCCAACATGAACATCATCCGCAACTGGATGGGGACCAATACCGAACCTCAATTCTACGATCTTGCCGACGAATACGGCATGATGGTGATGAACGATTTCTGGCAATCGACCCAGAATTTCCAGGTCGAGCCGCAGGATCCGCAGCTCTTCCTCGCCAACGCCCGCGACACGATCGCGCGCTACCGCAACCATCCCTCGATCATCCTCTGGTTCGGCCGCAACGAGGGCGTGCCCTATCCGATGCTCAACGAAGGGCTGGACGATGCCGTCGCCGCGCTGGACGGCACGCGCTGGTTCACGGGCAGCTCGAACGTCGTCAACCTTCAGGGCTCCGGGCCCTACAATTACCGGCCGCCGGTCGGCTATTTCACCGATCTCGCCACCGGCTTCTCGGTCGAGACCGGCACCCCGTCCTTGTCCACGATCGAATCGGTGAAGAGCTATGTGCCGCAGGCCGATCTCTGGCCGCTGAGCGACACGCTGGCCTATCATGATTGGCATTTCGCCGGGAACGGCGACACCAAGACGTTCATGCAGGCCCTCGACACGATGTTCGGCCCTGCGACCAGCTTCGAGGATTTCGAGCGCAAGTCGCAGATGATGAACCTCGAGACTCACAAGGCGATGTACGAAGGGTTCCTTGGCCATCTCTGGACCAAGAATAGCGGCCGGCTGCTGTGGATGACCCATCCGGCCTGGCCCTCCAACGCGTGGCAGATTTACAGCTGGGATTACGACACCCACGCCGCTTATTATGGCGCCAAGAAAGCGGCGGAGCCGCTCCACGTGCAGATCAACCTGCCCGACAACGCCCTGGTCGTGCTCAACACCACGCGGGAGGATCGACCCGGCCTCACCGCCACCACCCGCGTCGTCGGCCTCGACAATCGCGAACTGTTCACGCGCACCGACCGGGTCGATGCCAAGGCCAATCGCGCCACCCGGCTGGAGGCCATTCCGCTCGACCCGCTGCTCGCGCAGAACGGCGTCGCTCTGGTCTCCTTGCGCCTCACCGACGCAGGGGGGCAACTCGTGTCGGAGAACTTCTACTGGCGCGGGAAGGACGCGTCCGCTTACCGCGCGCTCAACGCGCTCGCGCCGGCGGGGCTCACCTTGAACGCAGCCGCCGGGGGAGTTGCCGGCAGCGATCGGATCGTCACTGCGACCCTCACCAACACCACCAGCGTCCCTGCCCTGAATGCCAAGCTGACCTTGGTCGACGGCAAGGGCGAGCGAATCCTGCCCGCATTCTACAGCGACAATTACGTCGCCTTGTTGCCAGGCGAGAGCAAGACGATCACCATCCGCTATCCCGCCTCGGTCACCGCACCAACAGGGCTGACCCTGCGCGGCTGGAACGTGGTTCCGCAAACGGTGCAGGCAGGGCAGTAA
- a CDS encoding tryptophan halogenase family protein — protein MSEAALDQSAEGPIRSIVIVGGGTAGWMSAAYLARKLRHLPIAITVVDSAQIGTVGVGEATVPAIRDFLAAVELKDVDVLRETEGTVKLGIRFVDWARPGHQFLHPFGLYGVPARGVAFHHYWLKLLAAGDALPLSDYCLCTQLAENGLFLAPPDRPTSDLGIFDFALHFDASRFAAMLKRLSLANGVRHIDGVIEQVAQDPERGDVTSVALADGNRIEGDLWIDCSGFRGLLIAGALETPFLDWRHWLPCDRAVAIGCREAQPHKPVTTAAAREAGWQWHIPLQHRIGNGYVYCSDHIGDDEAEAALRSRLEGDPVSAANRLRFTAGHRAETWHRNVVAIGLSAGFLEPLESTSITLIQSGLERFVQLFPDRSCDPRLAATYNRQSTLEFERIRDFLLLHYLGNARIGEPFWDRMRGMALPDTLQAKLDAWRARGEFVRYEWESFQNPSWLSLYAGFGDLPRRYSPLADQFTEAELRDTFARMRAAIAGTVKLGVPHRSILA, from the coding sequence ATGAGCGAAGCGGCACTGGACCAATCAGCCGAGGGCCCGATCCGATCGATCGTGATCGTCGGCGGCGGAACCGCGGGCTGGATGTCGGCGGCCTATCTTGCCCGCAAGCTTCGCCACTTGCCGATCGCGATCACGGTCGTCGACAGCGCCCAGATCGGAACCGTCGGCGTCGGCGAAGCGACCGTGCCGGCGATCCGCGACTTCCTCGCCGCCGTCGAACTCAAGGATGTCGACGTGCTTCGGGAGACCGAAGGCACGGTCAAGCTCGGCATCCGCTTCGTCGACTGGGCGCGGCCCGGGCACCAATTCCTGCACCCGTTCGGCCTCTACGGGGTTCCGGCGCGCGGCGTCGCGTTCCACCATTATTGGCTGAAGCTGCTCGCTGCCGGCGATGCCCTGCCGCTCTCGGATTACTGCCTCTGCACCCAGCTTGCCGAGAACGGCCTGTTCCTGGCGCCGCCGGATCGACCGACCAGCGACCTCGGCATCTTCGACTTCGCGCTGCACTTCGACGCGTCCAGATTTGCCGCGATGCTGAAACGGCTGTCGCTCGCCAACGGCGTCCGTCACATCGACGGAGTCATCGAGCAGGTGGCCCAGGATCCGGAACGCGGCGACGTCACGTCCGTGGCTCTCGCCGACGGCAACCGGATCGAAGGCGACCTCTGGATCGATTGTTCGGGCTTCCGCGGGCTGCTGATCGCCGGCGCACTCGAAACGCCGTTCCTCGACTGGCGCCATTGGCTGCCCTGCGATCGGGCGGTGGCGATCGGATGCCGGGAAGCGCAGCCGCACAAGCCGGTGACTACCGCCGCCGCACGCGAGGCAGGGTGGCAATGGCACATCCCGCTGCAGCACCGCATCGGCAACGGCTATGTTTACTGCTCTGACCATATCGGCGACGACGAGGCGGAAGCGGCGCTGCGCAGCCGGCTGGAAGGCGATCCGGTCTCCGCCGCCAACAGGCTGCGCTTCACCGCCGGCCACCGCGCCGAGACCTGGCACCGCAACGTCGTCGCCATCGGTCTTTCCGCCGGCTTTCTCGAGCCGCTGGAATCGACCAGCATCACCCTCATCCAGTCAGGGCTGGAAAGGTTCGTTCAGCTCTTCCCCGATCGGAGCTGCGATCCCAGGCTGGCGGCCACCTACAATCGCCAGTCCACGCTGGAATTTGAGCGGATCCGCGACTTCCTGCTGCTCCATTATCTCGGCAACGCGCGTATCGGCGAGCCTTTCTGGGATCGGATGCGCGGCATGGCGCTGCCGGACACGCTGCAGGCGAAGCTCGATGCGTGGCGGGCACGCGGCGAGTTCGTCCGCTACGAATGGGAATCGTTTCAAAACCCGAGTTGGCTCAGCCTCTACGCAGGCTTCGGCGATCTGCCGCGCCGCTACAGCCCGCTCGCCGATCAATTCACCGAGGCCGAACTGCGCGACACCTTCGCGCGAATGCGCGCCGCCATCGCCGGCACGGTGAAGCTCGGCGTGCCGCACCGGTCGATCCTCGCCTGA
- a CDS encoding sugar porter family MFS transporter, giving the protein MEEARAPYNRAAVIAAALAGLLFGFDTAVIAGTTGALRDAFALSPSGLGAVVSAALWGTLVGALGAGIPGDRFGSRAVLGWIALLYVLSAAGSALSWNLESLFFFRFLGGLAIGGSSVLAPVYIAEISPAARRGALVGLFQLNIVIGILAAYLSNFLVAQALADADAWRMKFAVAAVPSLILLLALLRIPQSPRWLLERGRRAEALAAIERLQMGAPDTIAAELESARPETATRLTWSAYRKPILLALTIAAFNQLSGINAILYYLNDIFRAAGFSALSADVQAVAIGIANLAATMVGLSLIDRVGRKPLLMTGAAGTCAALAGVAAIYASGRGEILLLPMLVLFILFFALSQGAVIWVYLSEIFPTPVRARGQALGSATHWVMNAIISFAFPVIAAHTLALPFWVFAAAMALQFVVVWRFFPETRSVTLESMNSVMGKPDADLR; this is encoded by the coding sequence ATGGAAGAGGCTCGGGCGCCGTACAACAGGGCCGCCGTCATTGCCGCCGCGCTGGCGGGCTTGCTGTTCGGGTTCGACACGGCGGTGATCGCCGGGACGACAGGCGCCCTGCGCGACGCTTTCGCGCTGAGCCCCTCGGGCCTCGGCGCCGTTGTGTCCGCCGCGCTCTGGGGCACGCTCGTCGGCGCGCTCGGGGCCGGTATCCCGGGCGATCGGTTCGGAAGCCGAGCGGTGCTTGGCTGGATCGCCTTGCTCTACGTCCTCTCGGCAGCGGGTTCGGCGCTGAGCTGGAATCTTGAATCCCTGTTTTTCTTCCGTTTCCTCGGGGGTCTCGCGATCGGCGGCTCGTCGGTGCTGGCGCCGGTCTATATCGCCGAGATCAGCCCGGCAGCGCGCCGGGGTGCCCTGGTCGGTCTGTTCCAGCTCAACATCGTCATCGGCATCCTCGCCGCCTATCTCAGCAACTTCCTCGTCGCCCAGGCTTTGGCCGACGCCGACGCGTGGCGCATGAAATTCGCGGTCGCGGCGGTTCCGTCCCTGATCCTGCTGCTCGCCTTGCTGCGCATCCCGCAAAGCCCCCGCTGGCTGCTCGAACGGGGCCGCCGGGCCGAGGCGCTGGCGGCGATCGAACGCCTGCAGATGGGCGCGCCCGATACCATCGCCGCCGAGCTGGAAAGCGCGCGTCCCGAGACCGCCACGCGTTTGACGTGGAGCGCCTATCGCAAGCCGATCCTGCTGGCGCTGACCATCGCCGCCTTCAACCAGCTCTCCGGGATCAACGCGATCCTCTATTATCTCAACGACATCTTCCGGGCCGCGGGGTTCAGCGCGCTGTCCGCCGATGTCCAGGCGGTGGCGATCGGGATTGCCAACCTCGCGGCCACGATGGTGGGCCTCAGCCTGATCGATCGCGTCGGCCGCAAGCCGTTGCTGATGACGGGGGCTGCCGGCACCTGTGCCGCGCTGGCGGGCGTCGCAGCCATCTATGCAAGCGGCCGGGGTGAGATCCTGCTGCTGCCGATGCTTGTGCTCTTCATCCTGTTCTTCGCCCTGTCGCAGGGCGCGGTGATCTGGGTTTACCTGTCGGAGATCTTCCCGACGCCGGTGCGCGCCCGCGGCCAGGCCCTGGGCAGCGCGACCCATTGGGTGATGAATGCAATCATCTCCTTTGCATTTCCGGTGATTGCAGCGCACACTCTCGCCCTGCCCTTCTGGGTCTTCGCCGCCGCGATGGCGCTGCAATTCGTCGTCGTCTGGCGCTTCTTTCCGGAGACCCGCTCGGTGACGCTGGAAAGCATGAACAGCGTCATGGGAAAGCCCGATGCCGACCTGCGCTGA